GCGCTCGTCGCCACCCTCGGCGTCGAGTTCCTCCGGTTCTCGCTGACCGGGGAGCTGGCGTTCATCATCGTCGGCGCGCTGTTGCTCGTGTTCATTCTCGGCCTGCCGGGCGGCATCGTCCCGTGGGTCGACGAGACGCTGCTCCCGTGGCTCAAACGGACCGTCGGGTCCCGACGGCCGAGCGCGGCTGCGACCCCAGCGGAGGAGAGCGACTGATGAGTACGAACGACACGGCGGGCAATCCGAACGTCCGCCAGACGGCCGCGGAACTCGCAACGGGCGACCGAACGGACACGCTGCTCGCGACGGACGACCTCCGCAAGGACTTCGGCGGGTTCACCGCCACCGACGAGATAGACTTCTCCGTCGCGGAGGGGGAACTGCGCTGTCTCATCGGCCCCAACGGGGCCGGCAAGTCGACGCTGCTGAACCTCGTCACCGGGTCCTACAGCCCGACCGCCGGAAGCGTCTACTACAACGGCCACGATATCACCGAGCTGGCCCCGCACAAGCGCGTCCAGCGCGGCATCAGTATGAAGTTTCAGGTGCCGTCCGTCTACAGCGACCTGACCGTCCGCGAGAACGCGCGACTGCCCATCCAGCGGTTCGCCGACGGGGACGAGCGCCGACGGCGCGTGGACGAGGCCATCGACTCGGCGGGGCTGGCGGGCTACGAGGACGTCGACGCCAGTCAGCTCTCACACGGCCAGCAACAGCAGCTGGAAATCGGGATGGCCGCGGCGCTGGAACCGGAGCTACTGCTGCTTGACGAGCCGGTGGCGGGCCTCGACGTGGCCGAGCGCGAGACCATCGCCGAGCGGATCGTCCGGCTCAACGAGGAGCGCGACATCGCGTTCGTCGTCATCGAACACGACACCGACTTCGTCGCGAGTATCGCCGAGAAGGTAACCGTCCTCCACAACGGCGAGATATTCCGGGAGGGGACTGTCGAGGAGATCGAGTCCGACCCGGAGGTCCAGCGCATCTACCTCGGAGGTGAGAAGTGATGCTCGAACTCGACGGCGTCACGGCCGCCTACGACTCGACGCCCATCCTCAGAGAGGTCGACCTCTCGGTCGCGGAGGGGGAAATCGTCGGCGTGATGGGCAAAAACGGCGTCGGCAAGACCACGCTGATGAAGACCGTCATCGGGCTGTTAGAGCCGACTGGGGGCACTATCAGCTACGCCGGGGAGGACGTGACCGAGGCCTCGGCCGACGAACGCGCCCGCACCGGCATCGGCTACATCCCGCAGGGTCGGGACGTGTTCCCGAAGCTCACGGTCACACAGAACATCCGGATGGGCGAGACGGTCAACGCGGACAGCGACCGCACGCTGTACGACCAGATATACGACTACTTCCCGGTGCTCGAAGAGCGCGCTGGCCAGCAGGCCGGCACGCTCTCGGGGGGCCAACAGCAGATGCTCGCCATCGCGCGGGCGCTCGTCTCCGACCCGGACCTGCTCCTGCTCGACGAGCCCAGCGAGGGTATCCAGCCCTCCATCGTCGACCAGATCAGCCGGGACATGCAGACTATCAACGACGACCTCGGGACGACCATCCTGTTCGTCGAGCAGAATCTGGGCGTCATCCGGGAGATGGCCGACCGCTGTTACGCGATGGAACGGGGCGAAATCGTCGACGAGATCGGGCCGTCGACGCTGGCCGACGAGGACGCCATCGCGGAGTACCTCGCGGTGTAGGCCGGAGCGAAACACACGTATTTCCCGCGGTCCATCTCCCCACGTGTTCCCCCGCCGCGACCGTGGGCTGTTCGTTCCCGAGCCGATACGGGACCGACTCGAAGCGAGCGTCGCAGACGCCCATCCGGTTGAAGCCGGCGGCTTCCTCGCCTGTGAGCGCGACGGGGACTGGCTGCGGGCGGTCGACCACGTGGCCCTCGCGAACGAGGCCACCGACCCCACGCGCCGGTTCCGGGCGACGGTCGACGAGCGGGCGCCCGGTCGTCCACGCGTGTTCTATCACTCACACACGTCCGCGGCGTCGCCGTCGGGGCTGACGGACACTGACCGCCGACACATCCCCGAGCGGTTCGCACTCGTCGTCTTCGCTCCCCACGGCGACGCCTACAGCTACCGGCTGTTCAGGCGCGGACTGGTCAGGTGGCGCGAGCTGGCCGTCGCGCCCGCGAGGACCGTGAGTCAGGCGACGCTCCCCCGGCTCCCGTGAGGCGACGCCTAGTATTCTCGAAGGTCTCCTAGGGGAGAAGTGTGGGCATGAACTGTTCGAGTGTCCAACTATCTGCATGTACGGTCCTTGTCCGTTGGGGCACGAACTAACACGGTAAACAATGTCAGGAAAAGCCCTTTTTGCAGTGAGTGGATTTTCACTTCTGTTCCAAAAATGCGACCGAAGCCATATCGATTGCGCGCAGTAAGTTTTGATTCGGAATCGAGTGACGGACTGCACCACGCGTTTGTCAACCGCGGTGGCCGGCGATGAGTGTCATCATCTACGGGCTCGCGGCGATTATCCTGCTGATGATGGGCGTCGGGCTCTACGTCGCCAAGAAGATCAAAGGCGACAGCGTCAACTACATCATCGCCGGCCGGGGGCTGATACTGCCACTGGCCGCGGCGACGCTGATGGCGCAGTCGCTCGACGCCAACGCGACGCTCGGCAACACCGACCTCACGGCGTCGTTTGGCTTCTGGGCGGGGGCGGCGCTCCCCATCGGCCTCGCGCTGTGTCTGTTCATCACCGGGCTGTTCTTCGCGAAGCCAATGAACCGGATGGACCTCATCACGCTGCCAGACTTCTTCCGACGGAAGTACGGGCGGGCGGTCGAGCTACTCGCGAGCGCGATCATGGTGGTGAGCTACGCCTTCCTGCTGGCCGGGAACCTGGTCGCGGGGGGGTTCCTGTTCCAGATATTCGTCGGGACGAGCTACACGACCGGCGTCGTACTCATCGCGGCCATCATCTTCACCTACACCATCGCCGGCGGGCTGTTCGCGGTGGCCTACACCGACGTGATTCAGGCCTTCGTGGCGCTGGTCGGCTCGGTCGCGCTCATCGTCTTCGTCGCGGCCAACTACGGCATCACCATCCCCGAGGGGATGGGCCCGACGGCGCTGGGCCAGCTCACCGACCCCTCGAAAGGCGCCTACGTCAACCTCGCGACGATAGCCGCCCTGGGGCTCGGTGACATCGTGGCCATCGACTTCATGGAGCGGGTGTTCGCGGCCGACAGCCCGGAGACCGCACAGAAAGCCTGCTTCATCGGGAGTCTCGGGACCCTCGTCATCGGCATCCCCTTCTCCATCGTCGCGCTGTCCTCCGGGGCGATTCTCAGCTCGCTGGGCGTGGACCCGGGCAGTCAGGCGGTGCTGTACGTCCTGTTGCAGGAGGCCGTCCCGCCGTGGCTCGCGGCGCTCGTGCTGGCGGGCATCGTGGCGGCCTCCTTCTCGACCGGCGACGGGGCCATCCTGGGCACGTCCTCGGTCATCGCCCGCAACATGGTCGGCATCCGCATCGACGAGAGCGAAACCGCCGAGCGGTCCGAGTCGGTCGCCACCGACGGCGGTGGCCTGCTGGGCCACGATAGCGACAAGCTGCTCAAGGTCACCCGGCTGATGGCGATTCCCATCACGGTGCTGGGCATCTTCTTCGCCCTTCGGGTCCCCGCGACCGGGATGTTACTGGTGCTGGCGTTCGATATCATGTTCGCCGGCGCGCTCGTCCCGCTCGCGCTCGGTATCTACTGGCCGGACGTCTCCACCACGCCCGCCGCGCTGGCGTCGATGGTCAGCGGGAGCCTGACCCGTCTCGGCTTCTTCGTGCTGATTCCGGTCACGTACGGCTACGAGAACAGCCTGCTGTACATCCGGAACGACGTCTTCACCGCGGCCTTCGACGGCATCCCGACGTTCATCGCGCCGACGGTGGCCCTCGTCGTGTTCCTGGCCGTCGGGTTCGCCACGAAAGACAGCTACGGCGTCCGGACGCTCGACAGACAGGGTCAGCGGACCATCGTCGCCGGCGGCGACGACGAGGAGTGAACTGTTAAACGCTAGTCGCCGATAATTGGACGTTCTAAACCTAGCTTCCGATCCAGTCCTGCATTTCGGCTACGAGAGGGAAAATTGCTTTGCATCGGGACATTGTATAGAGGACTGGATGAAAGCCTCGACGCCGTCACAGCCACGCGGGTGGTTCGAGCCGTGACGCCAGCCCCGATACGAATGAAGCGGAAAGTCCAGCAGCTCGGCTCCTCGACGCTCGCGGTGACCGTCCCGGCCGACTGGGCGCGCCACCACGAGATCGAGAAGGGCGACGAACTCATCGTCCAGCGCGACGAGAACGGCGGTTCGCTGTTGCTGGTGCCCGAGCAACCGACCATCGAAGACGTGGAAGCGACCGTCGACGCGGACGCGCTGACGCCCGACGCCCTCGAACGAGCCATCGTCACACAGTACGTCCTGGGGCGCCAGCTCATCCGCATCGAGGCCACGACCCCGCTGAGCCTCGAACACCGCAACGCCGTACTGGCCGCCGAGAGTCGGCTGATGGGACTGGGCATCGTCGAACAGGCCGAAACCACGGTCACCGTTCGCTGTTCGGTCGCGCCGGGCGATTTCAACCTCCCGACGCTGCTCGGCCGACTCAGCCGAACTGAGGCGATGATACGCTCGGAGGCGGTGGGGGCGCTCGTCGACGGGAACGTCGAGGCCGCCAGTCGGGTCAGCGACCGCAGCGAGCAGGTCGAGAAGCTGTTCTACCTGTTCCTTCGGCTGGTGTTTGCCACCTATCGGAACCCGCGGCTCAACAGCGCCGTCGGACTGGAGACCGGCTTCCCGCTCATCGGCTACCGCTCGGTCGCACAGGACATCGTGTTGATGGCCGACGCCGCGACCGAGATCGCGACGCTCGTGGCCGACAGGGACGGCACGGCCCCCGACGAGACGACGGCAGCGAAGCTCCGGACGCTCGGTGACGCCCTCGACAGCGCCGCCAGTGCCACCAGAACCGCCGTCACCACGCCGGATTACGAGACCACCGAAGAGGCCCGGACCGCGTTCGCGCTGGTCGACGAACACGTCGCGGCGCTGAACGACCACCTGGCCGCCGAGCGGCCCGAGCCGCTGTTGACACTCCAGCGAACGGTCGTCCTGCTCGAACGCAGCGCCCGACACGCCCGTGACAGCCTCTCGGTCGCGACGCATCTGGCCTTCCGCGACGACCCCGACCTCGTGACGAGCGAGTGAGTCGGGTTCCCGTTTTCGACACGCCGACGGTGAGCGACAGCCAATGGGGTAGTCCTAGAACACCTAGAGGAGGGTCGAACGGTACATGCCTACGCATGGTCATCGGAGTGGGTATTACACATCCGAAGGAACGCTTTTCAGTTTCACGCGGGCATCCAGTATTGTCGCGATAATCGGGCGAAACGCGCCCTGAACGCGGTAGAAATCACACAAACCATGACCGACGACCGAAACGGCGACGACATCTACGGCGAGAAGCACAAGGAAGCGAACGAACCGATATTCAGCGGGATTCCGACGTTCCTCAAACTGCCCGAAGTCGAGCGGGACGAACTCGACGAGGAGAACGTCGACATCGGGATTCTCGGGGCGCCACTGGACACGGCGACGACCATCCGTCCGGGCACCCGATACGGCCCGCGAGCGGTCCGAGCGGCCTCGACGGTCCCCTCGCCGCCCTACGAGCACTTCAACATCGAGACGGGCGTCGACCCCTTCGACACCTTCAGCGTCGCCGACACCGGTGACGCGGCCGTCTCGCCCGGTGACACGCGACAGAGCCAGCTCAACATCGAAGACGCCGTCTACGAGGTCAGCGAGCAGGCGACGCCCATCGTCATCGGCGGCGACCACTCCATCTCCTATCCGGATATCAAAGGGTGGGCCGAGGCCAACGGCTACGAGGACGTGGGCCTGATCCACTTCGACTGTCACGCGGACACCGGCGACGAGGGACTGACCGGCTTCGAGTACGACCACGGCGCGTGGGTCAAGCGGGTGTTCGACGACGGGCTCGTCGCGGGCGAGAACTACACCCTCATCGGTCCCCGCGGCTTCTGGCCCGGCCCGGACATCTACGAGGAGATGCGCGAAGCCGGGATGAAGTGGTACACCGCTATGGAGGTCGCCGGCATGGCCCTCGACGACATCGTCGCCGACGCCGTCCAGCGCGCGACCGACGGCACCGACGCGGTCTGGGTCTCCTTCGACGTGGACGTGATGGAGCCCGCCTACGCGCCGGGGACCGGCGAACCGGAGCCCGGCGGACTGGTTCCCCGGGAGGCCATCTACATGGTCCGGGAAGTCGTCAAGGCGCTCGACCCGGCGGACTTCGGCTTCGACGTTGTCGAGGTCTCGCCCGCCTACGACGTGAGCGACACGAACTCCTACAACGGCGGTATCACCAGCGGCTTCGCCAACCGGCTCATCATCGAGGTCATGGGCAGCATGGCGCTGGCCGAGAAGGGGCTCGAATCGGGCGACCCCATCAAGCCAAAGGAGCCACTCGGCCCCAGCGACGCCGCCGAGACGCCGGCCGACGACTGAGACGCCGATTTCCGTGTGGGCCGACCGGGGACCGCTGTCTTGCCACTGCGACGGCCCAGCAGGCTGTCGTCCGGCCCCGACAGGCCCGTTCGTATCACGACCCTTATCCGTCGACAGGTCCGTATCTCGGATATGGAAATCGTCCCGGACACGAGCGTGGTCATCGACGGCCGCGTGTCCACACAGATTGCAGCCGACGCCGACCCCGACAGCGAGGTCGACGGCATGGGCTTTGCGGGCGCGACGGTCGTCGTCCCCGAGGCGGTCGTCGGCGAACTCGAAGCACAGGCCAACGACGGCCGTGACACCGGCTGGGAAGGGCTCGAAGAGCTCCAGGCGCTCATCACGCTGGCCGACGAGGGCACTATCGACGTGGAGTACGTCGGCCGCCGGCCCGACGCCGTCGAGAAGCGCGACGCCGGCGAGGGCGAGATCGACGCGCTCATCCGCGATATCGCCGGCGACCGGGGCGCGACGCTGGTCACGAGCGACGACGTCCAGGCCGAGGTCGCCCGGTCGAAAGGCCTCGATGTGGAGTACATCGAGCCGCGGGGCCGCGCGGTCGACCGCCTCGAAATCGAGAACTTCTTCGACGAGGGGACGATGAGCGTCCACCTCAAGGTCGGGGTCAGCCCCTACGCCAAGAAGGGCTCTATCGGCGACATGCACTACCAGCCCATCCGGGACGAGCCGGCGACGGAGGCGGAGCTTCGGGGCTACGCCGACGAGATAGTCGACGCCGCCCGTGACTCGCCCGACGGCTTTCTCGAACTGGACGAGCCGGGGATGAGCATCGTCCAGTTTCGCGACCTGCGAATCGCCATCGCCCGCCCGCCGTTCTCGGACGCCCGGGAGATTACCGCGGTGCGGCCCATCGTCAAGACCGAACTGGACGACTACGACCACGCCGACGAGCTCCGCCAGCGCTTCACGGAACACCAGCGGGGCGTCCTCATCGCCGGCTCGCCCGGCGCCGGGAAGTCCACGTTCGCACAGGCGGTCGGCGAGTTCCTCGTCGATTCGGACTACTCCGTCAAGACGATGGAGAAGCCGCGGGACCTGCAGGTCGGCCCCGAGATAACCCAGTACACCGCGCTGGGCGGGTCGATGGAGAAGACCGCCGACTCGCTGCTGATGGTCCGGCCCGACTACACCATCTACGACGAGGTCCGCAAGACCGACGACTTCGAGGTCTTTGCCGACATGCGGCTGGCCGGCGTCGGGATGGTCGGCGTCGTCCACGCGACGCGGGCCGTCGACGCCCTCCAGCGGCTCATCGGCCGCGTCGAGCTCGGATTGATACCACAGATAGTCGACACCGTCGTCTACATCGAGGCCGGTGAAGTCCACACCGTCTACGACGTCAAGACCGAGGTGAAGGTCCCGCAGGGCCTGATGGAGGAGGACCTCGCGCGCCCGGTCATCATGGTCCGGGACTTCGAGACCGGCCAGCCCGAGTTCGAGATCTACACGTTCAACCGTCAGGTCGTCACCGTCCCGCTCAACGAGGACGAGGACGAACAGGACTCGGGCGTCGACCGCCTCGCGAAACAGGAGGTCGAGCGCGAGATTCGCTCCATCGCCCGCGGTCACGTGGACGTGGAACTGCGCGGCCCCAACAACGCCGTCGTCTGGGTCGAGGAAGACGACATCCCGCAGGTCATCGGCAAGGGCGGCGGTCGCATCACCGACGTGGAGAACCGACTGGGCATCGACATCGACGTGCGGACCCTCGACGAGAAACCCACGGGGCCGTCGGGCGGCCCGCAGAAAGACAGCGGCGGCGGACAGGGCGAAATCGTCCAGCCGGAGGTCACGTCCCGGCACGTGATGATTCCGCTCGACGGGCACGCGGGCGACACCGTCGAGGTGCAGGCCGACGGGGAGTACCTCTTCACCGCGACCGTCTCCCGGGGCGGCGAGATTCAGGTCTCCCGTGGCTCCGGCATCGCCGAGGAACTGGAGCGGGCCATCGACCGCGCCAGTACGATTACGGTCGTCCCGTCGTAGGGCCCAGCAGGCGCGTTTTCAGCGACGGTTTTCGGGGGAGCGGCGCGAGCACCGAGCTGCGTCTTCAGTAGTTTTACCCCGACAAACTGCTTGTATTTCCCAAGTTCGCCCGCAGATAAGTAGATACCAATAGTGTATAAGGTAATTCACAGACGTATGTCCACAGCACTTTTGTACCGGTTCGTGGTTGTCTCTCACATGGCAGTGAACGAATCACACACGATGTCGGCCGGCGTCGCCGACACCGGCTCCGCAGAGATGACCAGCGACCGCTACTGTCGACACTGCGCCGAAATCGCACTGGTGTACGACACGACCGCGAGTCGAGCGCGCTGTCGCTCCTGTGGAGAACTGGCATGAGCGCTCGCAGACGGATTCGAGCGGCGGTGCAGGCTCGGTCGAGTAACGGCTGTG
The Halomicroarcula saliterrae genome window above contains:
- a CDS encoding ABC transporter ATP-binding protein; this translates as MSTNDTAGNPNVRQTAAELATGDRTDTLLATDDLRKDFGGFTATDEIDFSVAEGELRCLIGPNGAGKSTLLNLVTGSYSPTAGSVYYNGHDITELAPHKRVQRGISMKFQVPSVYSDLTVRENARLPIQRFADGDERRRRVDEAIDSAGLAGYEDVDASQLSHGQQQQLEIGMAAALEPELLLLDEPVAGLDVAERETIAERIVRLNEERDIAFVVIEHDTDFVASIAEKVTVLHNGEIFREGTVEEIESDPEVQRIYLGGEK
- a CDS encoding ABC transporter ATP-binding protein, which encodes MLELDGVTAAYDSTPILREVDLSVAEGEIVGVMGKNGVGKTTLMKTVIGLLEPTGGTISYAGEDVTEASADERARTGIGYIPQGRDVFPKLTVTQNIRMGETVNADSDRTLYDQIYDYFPVLEERAGQQAGTLSGGQQQMLAIARALVSDPDLLLLDEPSEGIQPSIVDQISRDMQTINDDLGTTILFVEQNLGVIREMADRCYAMERGEIVDEIGPSTLADEDAIAEYLAV
- a CDS encoding Mov34/MPN/PAD-1 family protein, yielding MFPRRDRGLFVPEPIRDRLEASVADAHPVEAGGFLACERDGDWLRAVDHVALANEATDPTRRFRATVDERAPGRPRVFYHSHTSAASPSGLTDTDRRHIPERFALVVFAPHGDAYSYRLFRRGLVRWRELAVAPARTVSQATLPRLP
- a CDS encoding sodium:solute symporter family protein encodes the protein MSVIIYGLAAIILLMMGVGLYVAKKIKGDSVNYIIAGRGLILPLAAATLMAQSLDANATLGNTDLTASFGFWAGAALPIGLALCLFITGLFFAKPMNRMDLITLPDFFRRKYGRAVELLASAIMVVSYAFLLAGNLVAGGFLFQIFVGTSYTTGVVLIAAIIFTYTIAGGLFAVAYTDVIQAFVALVGSVALIVFVAANYGITIPEGMGPTALGQLTDPSKGAYVNLATIAALGLGDIVAIDFMERVFAADSPETAQKACFIGSLGTLVIGIPFSIVALSSGAILSSLGVDPGSQAVLYVLLQEAVPPWLAALVLAGIVAASFSTGDGAILGTSSVIARNMVGIRIDESETAERSESVATDGGGLLGHDSDKLLKVTRLMAIPITVLGIFFALRVPATGMLLVLAFDIMFAGALVPLALGIYWPDVSTTPAALASMVSGSLTRLGFFVLIPVTYGYENSLLYIRNDVFTAAFDGIPTFIAPTVALVVFLAVGFATKDSYGVRTLDRQGQRTIVAGGDDEE
- a CDS encoding phosphate uptake regulator PhoU gives rise to the protein MKRKVQQLGSSTLAVTVPADWARHHEIEKGDELIVQRDENGGSLLLVPEQPTIEDVEATVDADALTPDALERAIVTQYVLGRQLIRIEATTPLSLEHRNAVLAAESRLMGLGIVEQAETTVTVRCSVAPGDFNLPTLLGRLSRTEAMIRSEAVGALVDGNVEAASRVSDRSEQVEKLFYLFLRLVFATYRNPRLNSAVGLETGFPLIGYRSVAQDIVLMADAATEIATLVADRDGTAPDETTAAKLRTLGDALDSAASATRTAVTTPDYETTEEARTAFALVDEHVAALNDHLAAERPEPLLTLQRTVVLLERSARHARDSLSVATHLAFRDDPDLVTSE
- a CDS encoding agmatinase family protein; the encoded protein is MTDDRNGDDIYGEKHKEANEPIFSGIPTFLKLPEVERDELDEENVDIGILGAPLDTATTIRPGTRYGPRAVRAASTVPSPPYEHFNIETGVDPFDTFSVADTGDAAVSPGDTRQSQLNIEDAVYEVSEQATPIVIGGDHSISYPDIKGWAEANGYEDVGLIHFDCHADTGDEGLTGFEYDHGAWVKRVFDDGLVAGENYTLIGPRGFWPGPDIYEEMREAGMKWYTAMEVAGMALDDIVADAVQRATDGTDAVWVSFDVDVMEPAYAPGTGEPEPGGLVPREAIYMVREVVKALDPADFGFDVVEVSPAYDVSDTNSYNGGITSGFANRLIIEVMGSMALAEKGLESGDPIKPKEPLGPSDAAETPADD
- a CDS encoding PINc/VapC family ATPase, whose amino-acid sequence is MEIVPDTSVVIDGRVSTQIAADADPDSEVDGMGFAGATVVVPEAVVGELEAQANDGRDTGWEGLEELQALITLADEGTIDVEYVGRRPDAVEKRDAGEGEIDALIRDIAGDRGATLVTSDDVQAEVARSKGLDVEYIEPRGRAVDRLEIENFFDEGTMSVHLKVGVSPYAKKGSIGDMHYQPIRDEPATEAELRGYADEIVDAARDSPDGFLELDEPGMSIVQFRDLRIAIARPPFSDAREITAVRPIVKTELDDYDHADELRQRFTEHQRGVLIAGSPGAGKSTFAQAVGEFLVDSDYSVKTMEKPRDLQVGPEITQYTALGGSMEKTADSLLMVRPDYTIYDEVRKTDDFEVFADMRLAGVGMVGVVHATRAVDALQRLIGRVELGLIPQIVDTVVYIEAGEVHTVYDVKTEVKVPQGLMEEDLARPVIMVRDFETGQPEFEIYTFNRQVVTVPLNEDEDEQDSGVDRLAKQEVEREIRSIARGHVDVELRGPNNAVVWVEEDDIPQVIGKGGGRITDVENRLGIDIDVRTLDEKPTGPSGGPQKDSGGGQGEIVQPEVTSRHVMIPLDGHAGDTVEVQADGEYLFTATVSRGGEIQVSRGSGIAEELERAIDRASTITVVPS